In one Lolium rigidum isolate FL_2022 chromosome 3, APGP_CSIRO_Lrig_0.1, whole genome shotgun sequence genomic region, the following are encoded:
- the LOC124704615 gene encoding hydroxyproline O-galactosyltransferase GALT6-like: protein MPPKRACRLALLLAAAAAYLLFLLFLELPTVSVSPVATHRPRRRELQAASLRPSSAAPLRPETRTFPTPVAPRRSRLALSSIRVHRRSNSSSIESSASAAFTAAAPLLPRLLSSPSALPSSPSPSPSASASCPATVSVPTDRLASTPVAVELPCGMAVGSRVTVLARPTKKAGSVASQFMVELLGTKAVQGEDPPRILHFNPRIAGDFSGKPVIELNTCYRMQWAQPQRCEGWASRPDENKVDGELKCERWTRWDDGAKSEESKANWWLSSLVGRPEKPSVDWAYPFAEGKQFVLTITAGLEGYHVNVDERHVASFPYRTGYNLEDATGLSLNGDLDIESIVADHLPKSHPSFDPQRHLEMSEQWKAAPLPAEPVELFIGILSAANHFAERMAARKSWMIATRKSSNSVARFFVALNGKEEVNEELKKEAEFFGDIVLVPFMDSYDLVVLKTIAIAEYGVRVVPAKYIMKCDDDTFVRIDSVVDQVKKVPSGASMYVGNINYYHRPLRSGKWAVTYEEWEEEAYPPYANGPGYVISSDIAQYIVSEFDNQTLRLFKMEDVSMGMWVEKFNRTRRRVVYSHDFRFYQSGCFDGYYTAHYQSPQHMICLWRKLQSGSAQCCNAR, encoded by the exons ATGCCGCCGAAGCGCGCGTGCCGCCTggcgctcctcctcgccgccgccgcagcgtacctcctcttcctcctcttcctcgagcTCCCCACCGTCTCCGTCTCCCCCGTCGCCACccaccgcccccgccgccgcgagCTCCAGGCCGCctccctccgcccctcctccgccgccccgcTCCGGCCCGAGACGCGCACCTTCCCCACCCCCGTCGCACCCCGCCGCTCCCGCCTCGCCCTCTCCTCCATCCGCGTCCACCGCCGCTCCAACTCCTCCTCAATCGAATCCTCCGCGTCCGCCGCCTTCACCGCCGCGGCGCCGCTCCTCccgcgcctcctctcctccccttcCGCGCTCCCCTCCTCCCCTTCCCCATCCCCGTCCGCCTCCGCGTCCTGCCCCGCCACCGTCTCCGTGCCCACAGACCGCCTCGCGAGCACCCCGGTGGCCGTGGAGCTGCCCTGCGGGATGGCCGTGGGGTCCCGCGTCACGGTACTGGCACGACCGACAAAGAAGGCTGGGTCGGTCGCGTCGCAGTTCATGGTGGAGCTGCTGGGGACCAAGGCCGTGCAGGGGGAGGACCCGCCCAGGATACTGCACTTCAACCCCAGGATCGCCGGGGACTTCAGCGGCAAACCCGTCATCGAGCTCAACACCTGCTACCGGATGCAGTGGGCGCAGCCGCAGCGCTGCGAGGGCTGGGCGTCCCGGCCCGACGAGAACAAAG TTGACGGGGAACTCAAGTGCGAGAGATGGACGCGCTGGGATGATGGCGCCAAGTCAGAGGAATCAAAGGCGAACTGGTGGTTGAGCAGTTTGGTCGGCAGGCCGGAGAAGCCGTCTGTCGACTGGGCATACCCGTTTGCAGAGGGCAAGCAGTTTGTGCTAACTATCACAGCTGGTTTGGAAGGCTACCATGTCAATGTTGATGAGCGGCATGTCGCATCGTTCCCTTACCGCACT GGCTACAATCTTGAGGATGCGACAGGCCTGTCGTTGAACGGAGACCTTGACATCGAGTCCATTGTTGCTGATCATTTGCCGAAATCACATCCGAGCTTCGATCCACAGAGACACCTCGAAATGTCTGAACAGTGGAAGGCCGCACCACTGCCAGCTGAACCTGTTGAGCTTTTCATTGGCATCCTCTCTGCAGCCAACCATTTTGCCGAGCGTATGGCTGCCCGGAAGTCGTGGATGATTGCTACAAGGAAATCATCTAACAGTGTTGCTCGGTTTTTCGTCGCCCTG AATGGGAAAGAAGAGGTCAATGAAGAGCTGAAAAAGGAGGCTGAGTTCTTTGGTGACATTGTTCTGGTGCCTTTCATGGATAGCTATGACCTTGTTGTTTTAAAGACTATTGCCATTGCTGAGTATGGG GTGCGTGTTGTTCCAGCAAAATACATAATGAAATGTGACGATGATACCTTCGTTAGAATTGACTCGGTGGTAGATCAAGTCAAGAAAGTACCTAGTGGGGCCAGTATGTATGTGGGGAACATAAACTACTACCACAGACCTTTACGTTCTGGAAAGTGGGCTGTAACGTATGAG GAATGGGAAGAGGAAGCATACCCACCCTATGCTAATGGACCGGGCTATGTGATCTCATCAGACATCGCTCAGTACATCGTATCTGAGTTTGACAACCAGACACTGAGG CTGTTCAAGATGGAAGACGTGAGCATGGGTATGTGGGTTGAGAAGTTCAACAGGACTCGCCGTCGGGTGGTGTATTCGCACGACTTCAGGTTCTACCAGTCCGGTTGCTTCGATGGCTACTACACCGCGCACTACCAGTCACCGCAGCACATGATCTGCTTGTGGAGGAAATTGCAGTCCGGGAGCGCTCAATGCTGCAATGCTAGGTGA
- the LOC124700927 gene encoding putrescine hydroxycinnamoyltransferase 1-like encodes MDFREVKVVESCMVTPSEETPRRGLWLSPLDLMLINRGHTPTVYFYRSDSGATVEHFFDVARMKVAMAKALVAFYPLAGRLGVGVHGRAEIDCAGHGALFVVARSGLTVDDFRSFRPSPELRRLFVPRVQHDSPSIMCAVQVTFLKCGGVALGTAMHHVAADAISAFHFFQTWSAFSRNPSAAQELPAVHDRTLLRARSPPFVHPDALSVFCPKLNLSDPSGPIVSETFDISKDQVAALKRACAGDSGRVSTFSALSAHVWRCVCVARRLPPDATTRLTFPASVRRSLRPPLPAGYFGNGIIWLGAAGKVREVTSAENLSSVTGRITGAVRRMDDELVRSAIDYFELSLVETDGQPAPAGCMPETELRVISWLGMPVYDVDFGWGKPLAMVRAESERAGFVYLMDGGQGGGGVRVHICTEAEILSDFQRLLYAKL; translated from the exons ATGGATTTTAGAGAG GTGAAGGTGGTGGAGTCGTGCATGGTGACACCCAGCGAGGAGACGCCTAGGCGAGGCCTGTGGCTCTCCCCGCTCGACCTCATGCTCATCAACCGAGGCCACACCCCCACCGTCTACTTCTACCGCTCCGACTCCGGCGCCACCGTCGAGCACTTCTTCGATGTGGCCAGGATGAAGGTGGCGATGGCCAAGGCTCTGGTGGCCTTCTACCCGCTGGCCGGTCGTCTCGGCGTGGGCGTCCACGGCCGGGCAGAGATCGACTGCGCCGGCCATGGCGCGCTCTTCGTTGTCGCTCGCTCGGGCCTCACCGTTGACGACTTCAGAAGCTTTAGGCCATCGCCGGAGCTAAGGAGGCTCTTTGTTCCCCGCGTCCAGCACGACTCGCCGTCCATCATGTGCGCCGTCCAGGTGACCTTCTTGAAGTGCGGCGGCGTGGCGTTAGGcaccgcgatgcaccacgtcgccGCCGACGCCATCAGCGCGTTCCACTTCTTCCAGACGTGGTCCGCCTTCTCCAGGAACCCCTCGGCGGCGCAAGAACTCCCCGCCGTCCACGACCGCACACTCCTCCGCGCGCGCTCCCCGCCCTTCGTCCACCCCGACGCCCTCTCCGTCTTCTGCCCCAAGCTGAACCTATCCGACCCGTCCGGGCCAATCGTCAGCGAGACATTCGACATCTCCAAGGACCAGGTCGCCGCTCTCAAGCGTGCCTGCGCCGGGGACAGCGGCCGCGTGAGCACGTTCAGCGCACTGAGCGCCCACGTGTGGCGGTGCGTGTGCGTCGCCCGCCGGCTGCCTCCGGACGCCACGACGCGCCTCACCTTCCCGGCCAGCGTTCGGCGCAGCCTGAGGCCGCCGCTCCCTGCCGGCTACTTCGGCAACGGGATCATCTGGCTGGGCGCCGCTGGCAAGGTGCGCGAAGTCACCTCCGCGGAGAACCTGTCCTCCGTGACCGGCCGCATCACAGGCGCTGTGCGCCGGATGGACGACGAGCTGGTGCGCTCGGCGATCGACTACTTCGAGCTGAGCCTCGTGGAGACGGACGGCCAGCCGGCGCCGGCTGGCTGCATGCCGGAGACCGAGCTAAGGGTGATCAGCTGGCTGGGCATGCCGGTGTACGACGTGGATTTCGGGTGGGGAAAGCCGCTGGCGATGGTGCGCGCTGAGTCGGAGCGCGCCGGGTTTGTCTACCTCATGGACGGCGGCCAGGGGGGCGGCGGCGTGCGCGTCCATATTTGTACAGAGGCCGAAATCCTCAGCGACTTCCAGCGCCTACTCTATGCCAAGCTCTAG